The Pangasianodon hypophthalmus isolate fPanHyp1 chromosome 2, fPanHyp1.pri, whole genome shotgun sequence genome window below encodes:
- the LOC113538318 gene encoding retinal cone rhodopsin-sensitive cGMP 3',5'-cyclic phosphodiesterase subunit gamma codes for MNAMDAPAPTDKKGPPRFKQRIVRTFKSKAPKPGQKGFGEDIPGMEGLGTDFTVICPWEAYGDMELSDLAKYGIL; via the exons ATGAACGCAATGGATGCCCCAGCCCCCACAGACAAGAAGGGACCCCCCAGGTTCAAGCAGAGAATAGTCCGGACTTTCAAGAGCAAAGCACCAAAACCGGGTCAGAAGGGTTTCGGAGAGGACATCCCTGGAATGGAGGGTCTCGGCACAG ACTTCACTGTGATTTGTCCGTGGGAGGCTTATGGCGACATGGAACTAAGTGATCTGGCTAAATATGGAATTTTGTAA